One window of the Prosthecobacter dejongeii genome contains the following:
- a CDS encoding NAD(P)-dependent oxidoreductase, which yields MNQPSPVGVLGLGIIGSRVAENLRRAGHPVHVWSHTARNVPGALPSPRDVANAAMVIQIFVRDGEALLTALRDMQPALTPDHVILNHATVSKTATLEAAALCAESGATFLDAPFTGSKMAAQNGKLVYYIGGATEVLEKARPILEASSAKILPLGETGDATVLKIVTNLVTAITVKALAEAAAITHSQGIPLENLLTALENNANYSGLIGMKLPTIIQGDFEAHFSLRNMLKDANFARELASQGGVSTPALDCTAETMRSGVNQGKGDLDFSVIGQIAS from the coding sequence ATGAATCAACCCTCTCCCGTCGGCGTTCTCGGGCTCGGCATCATCGGCAGCCGGGTGGCTGAAAACCTGCGCCGAGCTGGCCACCCCGTGCACGTCTGGAGCCACACCGCCCGCAACGTTCCTGGGGCCTTACCAAGTCCGCGAGACGTGGCAAATGCCGCCATGGTCATCCAGATCTTCGTTCGCGACGGCGAGGCCCTGCTGACAGCCCTGCGGGACATGCAGCCTGCATTGACGCCCGATCACGTCATTCTGAACCACGCCACCGTCAGCAAGACAGCTACGCTGGAAGCCGCTGCTCTTTGTGCGGAAAGTGGCGCTACATTCCTAGATGCCCCATTCACAGGCAGCAAGATGGCGGCACAAAATGGCAAGCTCGTTTACTACATCGGCGGGGCCACTGAAGTTCTCGAAAAAGCACGTCCCATCCTGGAGGCTTCATCGGCCAAAATTCTTCCGCTGGGAGAAACCGGCGATGCGACGGTGCTGAAGATCGTCACCAATCTGGTGACCGCTATCACCGTCAAGGCTCTGGCGGAGGCGGCGGCCATCACACACAGCCAAGGAATCCCGCTTGAGAACCTTCTGACCGCTTTGGAAAATAATGCGAACTACTCAGGCCTCATTGGAATGAAGTTACCGACCATCATCCAAGGGGATTTTGAAGCACACTTTTCCCTGCGTAACATGCTGAAGGATGCCAACTTTGCCCGCGAGCTTGCTTCGCAAGGAGGTGTCTCAACGCCTGCCTTAGACTGCACTGCCGAGACAATGCGCAGCGGTGTGAACCAAGGGAAAGGCGATCTCGACTTTTCTGTCATCGGCCAGATTGCCTCTTAA